Genomic segment of Chelmon rostratus isolate fCheRos1 chromosome 2, fCheRos1.pri, whole genome shotgun sequence:
ATGTCATTAGATGGAAAGTTCAGatcaataaaattattttaaaaatcaaactgTGCAGCTGGCATGCCCGTCACTGGCCACATTTAGTCACATATACTAATACAGACATTAACAGACTAACTTACCTCAAATGAAGCTGACAAACTGACTTAGTGAAGCATCTGCAAGGGAAGCTGCGGCCAGTTGGTGATGAGGGTGTCAAGCTGAGTGATTACCATTATCTTCAGGTGTCCATCAGTCCATCCCTCTCATGCTCTAACTGTGCAGGGTGGCTGCCCCGAGCCCTGTGCTAGTACAGTACACTGTCCGACATGCAAATCCCAAGATGGGACAGcgaacagcagcactgaggacCGAAGCATTTCAGCCTCCGTCCGACGTCTGGATCAAAGTGGGACTGCTCCCTTCCTGCTTGCATAACAATACTCTAGACAGATCCTCTGCTGCAGTTGGTGCCTGTGGATCAGACTACTTAGCCGGcaggcgctctctctctctctgacttgcAAATGGACCAGGCGTTGTTCCTGTCCCAGTCTCTCTGAACAAAAGTGCTGAGCTAAAACTGGGCCGCATACCTGGTGAAACCCCATAAAACTGCCTGATACTCTGCACTGTCTTGTCTCCCTCACTTTCTATCCGTCCCTGTTCAGCTTGGCGTGTTGCGTATGCATCTTTTCCGCCTGGCGGTCAATGTCCTGAGTCACAGCCAGAGCCAGTGAACTGGACTGATTTGAATTGTCGCTGCATGTTTGTAGTTGGCTGCCTACAGGGCACAGGCTCCCTCAGTGGGAATCTGGGCCAAAGGAGGCCGACTCAGAGGTGTCGGCttaggaaaaaaagagaatgacAGGAGCGATGACATGGTGACAGCATGGGCTCTCACACACTTTTCCCTCATATAATCTTTGAGGTGGAGATTTCAAACTGTGACTAAGACAACCCCACTGTGTGTAGTGAGGCCAAATATTGCAAAGTGACTCACACGATCAACTCACGAGGCAGAATATGTGCAGGCCAAGGACGTGTGGTGGATCATGACCAAATTAATCGTGCGCCGAGAGCAACGAAACAACACGCGTGCTGGTGTGAAGATACAAGGCAACGGGTGGTGCGATGGTGGGTTATGTTATATTCCCTTTTGCGCATTTGAGCAAATTGCCTCTCCTTGAAGTAAAATCGCTCTGCAGGATGACTTAAGTTCATGAGGAGAGATTATAGACTGAGGCAGTTTGGAAATTACATCCTCTGTGTTGAGTCACAGACAGGAGATAAGTGAGGATTACAGTCAAAGATGTGTACCATCTGGACATagaaatattcagaaatgtgtaattaatccacacacacacagtacacacatgcTGTCTGACCTTGAGAGATACAAACTGCTCTCTACATTATTAGATCCCTTGAACAGGGCTGAACATAATCGCATCTTAATTAAAGGTGCCAAGATAAAGAATCAGTGAGTTCACAGGCAGGTACAAACATCCCAAGTGAATTGAACTGATAGCAAAAGTCCTTCATCCCTCACCCTTCTCTCACACCTTATTAATTGTGCACTTCACACTCCAATGCGTGCACGTTCTGCTTCGGTTAATAAACCTCGTCGCCTTTTGCATCAGCACGGCTTACAGCGAGTAGTACAGAGCCAGAGACGGcgagagacaggcagggagagaggaatCAGGGTGTGTCTCAGCATCACTCAAACATCATCTCTGCCCATATGTGACCTCTACTGACTAATTCATGAAACTGCACCTCCCCACCTCTCATTATGGCCACAGCGCGTGTCgcagagctggagtcagcagAGAGCACATTAAACTCAAACTGCTGCTTGTTGAGTCAGACAGAGGGGGTCTTCCAGCCCAGATATCCTGCCAAACTCCCTCTGCCCTAAACACAATTATCTCATTTCCCCCCTGAAATGCTTCTAATAATGTTTACTGGATGAGTAGGGGTTATATTTACATATCCTGAGCCATCTAAATGACATTATATGAATTAGTGCAAACATTTTTGGCTACCTGTGTTAGAGCAGCTTGCTTTTGTTGTCTCACACAGACTTGGACAAGAGCATTATTACTAAAAAGTTGAATTTAGACAGATTAGTAACTTGATTACTGACGTCCCTGAACGCTGCAGAGAAAAAGGCATTTAGTTTAATGAGTGGGATTTAGGTCACCGTTGACCACGTAATACAATATTCAGATAAGTCAGCaaactagagctgcaacaagCAATTACTTTTCATAGGCAATtaatctgttcattattttctcaattaattgattggtCCACAAAAATGCCCCAACGCATTACTCAAAGCCCAAGCTGACATGTTTAAACGTCTTGTTCTGTCCGATTTCTGAGTCCTAAAACCAAAAGATGTGAGGTTTACGATCATAAAAGACCAAGAAAACCAGCTAATATTCACATCCGAGAAGCTGGAACCTGTAAATGTTCAGCATTGACTTTCAACGAATTGCTGATTAATCTTCAGTCTCTTAATCGAGTAGTCGTTTTAAGGGctacaaaaaaaattaaaacacacatacaaaaacatgcatgtggAAATGAGCCCTCATGAGATTATTCTGGCAGAAATAACACACATGGAAATCAGCCACAGCAGATTTGACACTAAACACCGTCATGCACAGAGCCAAATACACCAACACAGTGACGTCTAGTTGCTATGCAAACACATTCCCAGCGTGAAGTCAGCTCACCTCCTCcggctcttcctcctcacctgacAACTTGGCAATGCTTCTCTGAAAAATGCTGCCAAAGGGAGACCATTACCAGGGGGAGGAGTCCTGGCTTCAAGTCAGGTCAGATGCCAGAGAGAGCCTGAGTGCTGAATTCCTCCATGAGACTCCAGTAAGCAATCAGCGCTCCTCCGTGCACTGATGGATGGACCACAGCCCAGCCCCGTCCCTGCCTCTTATCTTGCTTTGCCTCttatcctctcctcttcctctggatTAAATCCATTGAGTCTCTGtcactccactcctctcttcctctactttccctctctgtcatgAGCagaatcacatgcacacatactaaACAGCAAGCCAAGGCGGATGTccacagagcagacacagagggatAGTGTTGGCCAATCGCCGGCTATAAATAGGCTTCTTGAGTTCATCATTGTCTCTTCCTATGATGGTGAAGAGCCTAGAGGGCTTGGCGAGAGGGAGGAAGGCAGACCAAGCGGcatcagcctctgctggctTTTACTCCCCTCCTTGTATCGACTACAGTCTCCCTATCAGTTTCACCTTTCCTGATTCTCCTCTTTTGTAGGAAGATATCTGAGCCGTGCCGGAGGCGCTGACATTCACGTTTTTTTAGCTGAATGGCAAAATAAGGAATGAATGCTCCACAGCACACGAGATTGTACCTTGGAGTTTTATTTTGGCGAACAGCATGATGACTCTATGGTCGCACTGACCATACATCCATCTATTATGATGTAAAGGTCATGTCATGTGTGATTTGCTCTAATAAAGCGTGAGAGACAGTGAACCCCTGCCTGCACAATTGTTGAATGCCACCATGATCAAAATCACCAGTAAAAAGCCAGCAATGCTCTTAATGTAGTGGTAGTAACAGTCGTGTTTGTAGCTGTTTATTGTGTCAGTCCACATGCTGTTATGGCCCCTGCTGCAGTGGTGAAATTCCCTTTCTTTGCTGCCCAAATTTGGTATAAAATTGGTATTTATTCTTtctgaaggatgaagtgttccCTTCATTGTCTGAGAAAAACCATCCCACGTTTTATGCTGAATAAACCGTTTACAGACTCAAAGAATCATCTGAAAAATGCAGCgtcacaaagatgaaaacaaggCGGTTTTTTAGTAGCTTAGGAGGTTTTCCACATGACAGAAGCCATTTGTCAACAATTTAACTTCTTATGTATAACATTACATTGCAATCAAAGAGCATATTATCTTATCAAAGAACATCTGCCACTAAAATGAAACTCATGTTCTTAATAATCATCCAACAAGAAGTCATTGGAACTGAGAGGTATATCCTTTAAATCATCACACAaagagcaataaaaaaaacaaacaatagacCTAATTCACATAATATAAAACCTTTTCTATAGATGATGGTCATGCACCTGAACGCAACCGTGCACACTGAGATATTGGACTTTTGGTTAAATCCCTCTTCATGTATGTGAGGTTTTATGAGGAAACAAGTTCCTAATTTAGGTTTATACCAAACAGCAACAGACCTTCTCTCCTTACAATTGCTTGATTGCATTGATTGTTAAAGATATTActttaaactgttaaaaaaaaaagccatcacCTCACCAATCCAAGTATATTTATGCAAAACAATTATCAATTTTCTTGTCAATATATTTTATATGATTGCAGCTCAGTCAGACACATGCAAAATGTGTCAAGCTAACATTCCTAGAAGGAAATGTCCGGTTGACCTACCGCCCCCTGAGTCACACGAATCACTTAAACCCCTACAGAAGGTCTTTGAGACCGTGAGTAATCCACCGAGCAAGAAGGAACATCCCACACTTCCTGCAGAGACACCTTGTAAGGCAGCGGCTGCAGTGTTACTGCTTCTTAGATCATACAGATTTATAGGACGTCCACTCTGGATATCACCGCTGCTTATCACTATCTCTCGTTTATTAATGGTGGTTAGAGACACAAGCATCAGCACGTCCAGCAGCACTGAGTatttcatgaaaacacatgtgCCACCCCAAATGACAAACCTACTGCAGGAGCTGTCATGAGAAAATGTCAGATGTGGTTCAGAGCAGGAATCTCCAACGAATACAGCTGTTATTATAAAAATCTGGTTGACTGCCTACTAGTTTAACAAAACACAAGCTAGCAGACCATGTTATGTTTTGAGGTCGTTCACATCCATATTTGGTAAACAGTGCAGGCCCTGTAGCCCTTTTTTCTTCAAAGTCCCCCAATTTTAAGACAATCATACCAAAACTGATGTACAAAGCAACCAAGGAGGTTTTCTTTAGAGCCaaacagaagaagcagctgaTTTACCAAATCAGTCATCTGACCTCAATCCGAGCGATCATGTGTTTCATCTactggacagaaaaagaaaattccCTGAAACAAGTGAGAAGGCAACATGGCTGCAGTGCAGACGTGGCAGAGCGTCACCAAGTTGCCCGCTGATATCTGTAGGTCAGAAGACTGAAGGATTTAAAAATTAACTGCattttctggccacttgggggcagcagacaTAAGCTTTAAACACTTTTTTCACCCTTCAAGCTGATATGGtattttatgattattttcagcTTTATGTGAGCATGGCTACATATATGTATTATACGttacacatgtacatgcatgctTAGGGTATGGAAACATAGTTTGTACCACGTTACACATCACCTGTATCCAGgtatgaataaatacatttttgtgcacatttttaaatattctaaatattttgctttgtgttttatatcTAATTTAAAGAACTTTTTACAATGTATATATTTTGCTAATattgttctattttattttatttctattttctgtttaattttacaTACAGCGCTTTGGGGACATACTTTGTGACATCGCATTGTAATAAACTCTGACGTGACTTAACATACAGTGACATTGTGAGCAGCAGTTGCTTATTTTCACATTGAACAGACCTCAGGAAACATTTGCATCCATTTAGAGTTGCATATCCGGCCACCAGATGAACGCAAGTTCATCAGCAGCTCCTAAATTTTTCACTATGCTCACAAGCCAGCCACCAAGTTTGCCTGTCAGTactgggcaggtagtgtaccATGGGTTTTTTAGAGGCTTTCCACTGAAAACCGTCGCTTTTTACTGCTGGAAACAAGCGGCGAGCGGTGAGAGTGAAGCAAAACGGCAAAGTTAGGCTCCATCTTGCCACATTACCTATATATGGAAGTCCACCAAACTCTAAAAAGCCACCTCTTCTTTCCATTTGGGGTCACTCATGTGCAGAACAAGCCTGAACCTCAGTATCAGCTTCTTTATAAACATGATAAGTAACCATCCATCTGTTGCTTTTAACTTCATCAGTTTAATTCTGAATGTTGTCCGGCAGGAAATTCTGTGATTTCACCAAGTCAGACGGTTTCTGCTACATCAAGATGGAGGATATCCATTGCTTGTGGTTTCCCACCCTCCATGTCCATCAATAATTCTCACtatctttctccttttcctccctacttctctccctctttttgtctctgtgatCCGACTCCTCCCTCAGTTCAGCCTGGTGTCCACTcagcctccctcttcctctcttcatcagaCCAGTGTCTCCTCTCAACTCAGTCATCTCCTAACACCACTGAGAGGATCAGCCTGTCACCTCAGTACAGGTAGGTTTGTCTAACTTGTACGGacacagaaaaaatatattaaatatctCAATAGTAGCGTGACAAGTTCATGTCTTCATGTTTCACTAAGTTGTGTGTTAAAGTTAATTTAAAGAGAAAGTATAATAACCTTTTTATGCTACTaagatcaaataaaatgaatttataGGAAAGAATGTTGCTTTCATTTAAGATTTGACATTCAGAGTTACTTTTGACCAAACAACTATAAACTGGTGCTGGTTTGTGTCCGGTTAAGAGGCCTAACTTTAAAGTGGGAGATTTCCTCTTATTTGGATAGAAAGGGTTTCTGCTTCCAACATGTTTCCTGAGCATAAACAGCAAAGACAGATGTGAAACAACCTTGAAAAAAGGTGCCAATGTAAAAATGCCATAAGCAAGTACAGAGTGTGTATCAAAACTGACCCCaaacactgcttttatttgttgttttctaaaACAAACTGAGTAACTCAACAAATCTTTATTGTAGCTTGTTGGGTTGTCTGAGGTCACGACTGTTAACATATGTGATTGCAAAACGAAATGCGGGGAATTTCCTGTTTATCCAGAGTGACCTCAGATTGCCGACTGTCATGAAGTCGACACCATAGAGAGACATTTAATTGCTGAAACTGACATCGCTGTGGTGTCCACGCAGGGTGTGTTCTGGCATCATTTTATCTGTGTGAGGTGGTTTGGTGCTATAACTCAGCAACGCTGGCAGGTACTTTGCATTTTACAATCAGGAATGAAAAGTCCTTCAGATATCCACTTATGACAGTCTGCTAAAACAAGAGGGAAAGAAAGCGCAGTGTGTCAAAGCACGCTGGTACGTCTCCTTTTATAGGTAACGATGCATCCAGCGTCGCAGATGGCCTCTGGTAATGAGTAACACTGATCCCCACTCCAGAGGAGAGACGTTATATATACAGTGCATGAAAAATGTACACAACAGGCTCTGCTGTGTGCTTACAGAATGCCTTTCGGCGGAGGAAACAAGTGCGGCTGCTGCCAGAAAACAGTCTACTTCGCCGAGGAAGTGCAGTGCGAGGGGAAGAGCTGGCATAAAtcctgttttctgtgcagtgaGTATTAAAGTTCCCAGGTAATCTGCTTTATTCGTCTTCCGACTCCCAGTTCATAAACAACTCTGAAATCACGAGAAGTGCCGGAGTGGAATGCAGAGTATTTGGCATCCGAGTAGGAAAGTGAGCATCTGCAGGTTTTCGCTCAGACATCTCGGCCCTTATTTGGATCCAGTGGAAGCATGTGACCAAGGCTTGGTCTTCCTTAAATGGCAGAGGAAGGTACCCAAACTCCCCCTCCAGCACAGTAAAGTATTTATCTGAGCCGGCTAAGCTCACAGTGGGTATGGCCCTtcttcaaaatgtcacacataGTTTGTGGTTATGTCACAGTTAaacatctgtgaaaaaaaatgttcatttgttgtGCTGTAAAGATGCTTGTGagctacagaaaaaaacacataattctACGAATATTTGCATTTCTAATTAGTTtttgattttcctcttttctttgttgtaagTGGTCTGTAAGAAGAACTTAGACAGCACAACAGTGGCCGTTCATGTGGATGAGATCTACTGCAAATCATGCTATGGCAAGAAATATGGGCCAAAAGGCTACGGCTTCGGAGGTGGAGCCGGCACGCTGAGTATGGACACAGGAGAAGGACTTGGAATCAAGCCTGAAGTGTGAGCAATCTATTAAGAAGAGTGTAAAGCTATATATGGTTTATCCAGATTATAGAACGACAAAGTACATTTGATCTGATGCTTGAGTTTGCTTCATTGAATGGAGATAAGTGCACAAAGTCTGCAGGTGCTGGAAAAAAATGGATCCACTCATCTGTGTTTCAGTCCCAGAGATTCCCTCCACCTGATGTGTTTCCCACCTTTAAAGCTCTGTTTCTTCTTGACAGACAAAGTCCCCATCGCCCCACAAATAACCCAAACGCCTCAAAGTTTGCCCAGAAACCAGGGGGCACAGACGTGTGTCCTCGATGTGGGAAAACAGTGTACGCAGCAGAGAAGGTTATCGGAGGAGGCAACGTAAGAACGATCTGCATATGCCGTTATCTCAGTTTATAAACTGCGCTTCAGATCAAGAATGAAAGTGGAGATTTGTCAGTTCTGTGTATATTTTTGAgcctgtgctctctgctctctcatcAGTCCTGGCATAAAGCCTGCTTTCGCTGTGCCAAGTGTGGCAAAGGACTGGAGTCCACGACCGTCGCCGATCGAGACGGAGAGATCTTCTGTAAAGGTCTGTGTCtatcaacag
This window contains:
- the csrp1b gene encoding cysteine and glycine-rich protein 1b; translation: MPFGGGNKCGCCQKTVYFAEEVQCEGKSWHKSCFLCMVCKKNLDSTTVAVHVDEIYCKSCYGKKYGPKGYGFGGGAGTLSMDTGEGLGIKPEVQSPHRPTNNPNASKFAQKPGGTDVCPRCGKTVYAAEKVIGGGNSWHKACFRCAKCGKGLESTTVADRDGEIFCKGCYAKNFGPKGFGFGQGAGALAHSQ